In Zingiber officinale cultivar Zhangliang chromosome 6A, Zo_v1.1, whole genome shotgun sequence, a single genomic region encodes these proteins:
- the LOC121995298 gene encoding uncharacterized protein LOC121995298, with translation MEEEKAREYQDLVKLFSKVEVNVPLLTMIKQISKYAKFLKDLCVHKKKLKGNELISMGKNVSALLQPVPQKCEDPGVFTVPCIIGDCIFDDSMLDLGDSINVMLKSVFQSLRIGPLQPTGVVIQLANRSQAHPARVIENVLVKVRELIFPADFYILDMKGDVLANRSPLILGRPFRKTARTKIDVHARTLSMEIGDIVVRFSIFEAMKHPREDHSILSLDISEELDDMDFLSDIDLDLDVTDFSHGNEFVSLLEDISGMGVNVREEEVCVGDCLGEALPLESFREEEVCVGECSAALPLGSPTIDQTQDELKTLPQHLKYAYLGENQIYLEEDVKPVRQPQRQLNPLILDMVKKEVTRLLQADIIYPISDSKWDVQAFLGHAGFYRRFIRGFSKIALPLSQLLQKDVIVGS, from the exons ATGGAGGAAGAAAAGGCTAGAGAGTATCAAGATTTAGTGAAATTATTCAGCAAGGTTGAAGTGAATGTGCCTCTGCTAACCATGATCAAACAAATTTCGAAATATGCCAAATTCCTCAAGGATCTTTGTGTGCACAAGAAGAAACTAAAGGGAAATGAATTGATCAGTATGGGGAAAAATGTCTCAGCATTACTTCAGCCAGTTCCTCAGAAATGTGAAGATCCAGGAGTTTTCACAGTTCCTTGTATTATAGGAGATTGTATTTTTGATGATTCAATGTTAGATCTTGGAGATTCTATAAATGTGATGCTGAAATCAGTTTTTCAATCATTAAGAATTGGGCCTCTGCAACCCACAGGTGTAGTGATTCAGTTGGCTAATAGAAGTCAAGCACATCCAGCTAGGGTGATTGAGAATGTATTGGTAAAAGTGAGGGAGTTAATTTTTCCTGCAGATTTCTACATCTTAGATATGAAGGGTGATGTGCTTGCAAACAGGTCTCCACTTATTCTTGGACGTCCTTTCCGGAAGACTGCGAGAACAAAGATTGATGTACATGCGAGAACTCTTTCCATGGAGATAGGAGACATAGTGGTTCGGTTCAGCATTTTTGAGGCTATGAAACATCCAAGAGAggatcattctatacttagcttgGATATCTCAGAGGAGCTGGATGACATGGATTTCTTGTCGGATATTGACTTAGATTTAGATGTTACTGATTTTAGTCATGGGAATGAATTTGTTTCATTGTTGGAGGATATCTCAGGTATGGGAGTGAATgttagagaagaagaagtatgcgtaggggattgcttaggagaagcatTACCCCTAGAATCGTTCAGAGAAGAAGAAGTATGTGTAGGGGAGTGCTCAGCAGCATTACCCCTAGGATCACCTACTATTGATCAGACGCAGGATGAGTTGAAGACATTGCCTCAACATTTGAAATATGCTTACTTGGGAGAGAATCA GATTTATTTGGAGGAGGATGTGAAACCAGTGAGACAGCCACAAAGACAACTGAACCCTTTGATCTTGGACATGGTAAAGAAGGAGGTGACTAGACTGTTACAGGCAGACATTATTTATCCGATTTCTGATAGTAAATGG GATGTTCAAGCTTTTCTTGGCCATGCAGGATTCTACAGGAGATTTATTAGGGGCTTCAGTAAGATTGCTCTGCCATTATCTCAATTGCTTCAGAAGGATgttattgttggatcgtga